Sequence from the Mycobacteriales bacterium genome:
GAACCGGTCGTGGTCGACCTTGCCGTAACTCATCGCCACGACCATCCACTCGAGGTAGAGGACCGCGACCAGCCAGCCGGTCGTTCGCGGCAACCGGTCGCGGGCCGCGGCCAGTGCGGCGACCAGTGCCGCGCCGACCAGGACGAGTTGGAGGATCTCCACCCACGGTCCGGGCGCAGGCAGGTGCAGCAGCCGCCCGATCCGCAGCGGGACGTACAGCTCGGCCGGGACCTGCGCGTGCGCACGCACCCACGGTGTCGTCACCAGCACGTCCACCGGGACGAACAGGTAGGCGATCAGCCGCAGGACGGCGATCCGGGCCAGGGGAGCGGGGCAGAACAGCCACCCGCTCACGGGCGCTGCCACCGTACGAGGGTGCGCTCGGCCGGTCGGCCGGTCGGCCGGCTGTCGCGCAGCCGGTAGCGCCGCTGCACCACCCGTACCTCGGTGTAGGGCGGCTCCTGCGGGCGGAGCCGGTCGTGGGCGCGCGAGAGGGCGCCGAGCAGCTCGGGGTCGGCCAGGAACCGGTCGACCTGCCCCTCGACCTCGGCGCGCCGGAGCCCGGTGGCTCGTTCGTCGACGACCCGCAGCCGGCCGGTGGCGTCCCGCGCCTCGACCCGGGTGCTGGTGACCGTGCCGTCCGGGGCGTCGCGGGTGGCGTACATCCGGAAGGGACCGAACGGGAAGTCGTCGTCCTGCCCGACCAGGGTGCCGGCCAGCGTGAGCGCCACCAGCAGGAGGACCACCACGGCACGGACCCGGCGGCCGGCCCTCGTCAGCACCTCCGGAGAGTAACCATCATGTCCAGCTCAGTTACTCAAGGTGACAAAGCATCGCGACGAAGGGACAGCATCCCCCAAACAGAGGCAATGACATGCAGCTTCGCTCACTGTCGGTAGCGGTACTCGCCGCGATCCTGCTCGTGCCGGTCAGCGGCACCGCCGCCCATGCCCTCGGAACCTCCTCGGTCTCCACCGTGCAGAGCACCTTCAAGAACTCCGCGGTGCAGAAGGCCAAGCGGTCGGCGTGGGCCAGCAGGGTGCCGCAGACCGGGGCGGTGACCGCGCCGACGCCCGTCGCCAGCTACGCCGACCGGGTGCTGACCCTCACCAACCGTGAGCGCACCAGCCGCGGCCTGCGCGCCCTGTCCTTCTCCGGATGCGCCGACGGCTACGCCGACAGCTGGGCCCGTTCGCTGGCCAAGGCGGGGGTCCTGTCCCACCAGCCGCTCGCGCCGATCCTGACCGCCTGCCGCGCCCGCGCCGTGGGCGAGAACGTCGCCTACGGCAACCACACCCCGGAGCAGCTCGTCCAGCGATGGATGGCCTCGCCCGGCCACCGGGCGAACATCCTCACCGCGGGCTTCACCCACCTGGGCGTCGGCGACGTCACGACCTCCACCGGCCGCGTCTATGCCGTCCAGGTGTTCCTCACCCTGTAGCCGCGCCGGCGACCAGCGGGGGGCGCCCTCGAGGCTGCACGCTTTGACTTGACATAATGTGGATTATCGGCGGCAGCCGACGATCCTCCTGTGCTTGAGCGCGCGAGCGCGCCGGCGGACTGCAGGAAGCGGCGGCGATCCAGGTGCATGCAGCCGGATTCGCTCCCGGACAGCCTGCTCCTGCCTAGGACGTCCTGAGCGCTTCCTCGATCTGCGCGTCGGCCTGCTCGAGCGCGTCCTCGAGGCGCTGACCCGCGCCTGGCGCGTCGCCCTCGACGGCGGCGACCGCCCGGGACACCTCGATCATGGTCTCGCGCTCGACCACCTTCACCCGCTCGCGGATCCGCTCGTCCGGCAGCGGCCCGTACGCCGCGCCGAGAGCCAGCTCGTGGGCGTCCAGCAGCTGCCAGCCGTCCCACGTCGTGTAGGCGATCCCCCGCGACATGAGGAACTCCGTCACCGCCTCGCGCGACGGCTCGGACGCCTCGGGCATCGTCGGCAGGTCCTCGAGCAGCGAGCCGATCGTCTCGATCGCGTCGCCCTTGGTGTGGCCGATCAGGCCGACCGGGCCGCGCTTGACCCAGCCGTTGACATAGACGCCGGGGATCGGTGCGCCGTCCAGGTGCAGCACCCGCCCCGCGGCGTGCGGCACCACGTGGTTACGGCTGTCCCAGGGCAGCCCGGGCAGCTCGGTGGAGCGGTAGCCGACGCAGCGGTAGACCGCCTGCACCGGCCAGTCCCGAAACTCCCCGGTCCCCTGCACGCTGCCGTCGCCGGTCAGCTCGGTCCGCTCGGTGCGGAAGCCCTCCACCGTGCCGTCGCCGAGCACCTCCACGGGCGACTCGAAGAAGTGCAGCCAGAGCTTGCGCGGCCGGTCCCCCTCGCCCTTGTCGGCGGTGCGCATCGCGTACTTCTCCAGCTCGCGGACCACGAGCTTGGTCTGGTTGTCGGAGTTGATCGCAGCCACGGACCCGTCGTCGTACTCGATGTCCTCGGGGTTGACCAGGACCTCGACGTTCGGGCTGTGGTCGAGCTCGCGCAGCTCCAGGGGGGTGAACTTCGCCTGCGCCGGGCCGCGCCGGGCGAAGACGTGCACCTCCTCGACCGGCGAGGCCGCAAGACCCCGGTAGACGTTGTCCGGGATCTCGGTGACCAGCAGCTCGTCAGCCGTCTTGGACAGCATCCGCGCGACGTCGAGCCCGACATTGCCGGCCCCCACGACGGCGATCGAGCGCGCCTCGAGCGGCCACTCGCGCGGCACGTCCGGGTGCCCGTCGAACCACGACACGAACTCCGCGCCGCCGAAGCTGCCGGCCTTGTCGATGCCGGGGACCTCCAGGTCGCGGTCCTTCTCGGCGCCGGTCGTGAACACCACCGCGTCGTAGTAGCGGCG
This genomic interval carries:
- a CDS encoding CAP domain-containing protein encodes the protein MQLRSLSVAVLAAILLVPVSGTAAHALGTSSVSTVQSTFKNSAVQKAKRSAWASRVPQTGAVTAPTPVASYADRVLTLTNRERTSRGLRALSFSGCADGYADSWARSLAKAGVLSHQPLAPILTACRARAVGENVAYGNHTPEQLVQRWMASPGHRANILTAGFTHLGVGDVTTSTGRVYAVQVFLTL
- a CDS encoding FAD-dependent oxidoreductase; translation: MARPGTEDRPLRVAIVGAGPAGIYAADVLMKSDTPVSIDLYERQPAPFGLIRYGVAPDHPRIKGIVKALHQVLSKPQVHLFGNVEYGVDIKLDDLRRYYDAVVFTTGAEKDRDLEVPGIDKAGSFGGAEFVSWFDGHPDVPREWPLEARSIAVVGAGNVGLDVARMLSKTADELLVTEIPDNVYRGLAASPVEEVHVFARRGPAQAKFTPLELRELDHSPNVEVLVNPEDIEYDDGSVAAINSDNQTKLVVRELEKYAMRTADKGEGDRPRKLWLHFFESPVEVLGDGTVEGFRTERTELTGDGSVQGTGEFRDWPVQAVYRCVGYRSTELPGLPWDSRNHVVPHAAGRVLHLDGAPIPGVYVNGWVKRGPVGLIGHTKGDAIETIGSLLEDLPTMPEASEPSREAVTEFLMSRGIAYTTWDGWQLLDAHELALGAAYGPLPDERIRERVKVVERETMIEVSRAVAAVEGDAPGAGQRLEDALEQADAQIEEALRTS